From one Bradyrhizobium sp. Ash2021 genomic stretch:
- a CDS encoding NADH-quinone oxidoreductase subunit M gives MTTWPILSVVTFLPVLGALVIYLSRGEDEAAKRNSRWIALWTTLVTFAVSLILVWRFDPAQPDFQFVEKASWVASGITYHMGVDGISLPFVILTTALMPFCIIASWKSVTMRVREYMMAFLLLETLMVGTFSALDLMLFYLFFEGGLIPMFLIIGVWGGPRRVYASFKFFLYTLLGSVLMLLAIMALYWNAGTTDIPTLMHTAVPRSLQTWAWLAFFASFAVKMPMWPVHTWLPDAHVEAPTAGSVILAAILLKMGGYGFLRFSLPMFPLASHDFAPLIFSLSVIAIIYTSLVALMQEDIKKLIAYSSVAHMGFVTMGIFAGTTQGVAGGVFQMVSHGIVSGALFLCVGIVYDRMHTREITAYGGLVNRMPLYALVFMVFTMANVGLPGTSGFVGEFMTLIGTFKVSIPTATFATTGVILSAAYALWLYRKVVFGALTKPSLASIKDLTFRESLTLFPLVALTILFGVYPKPVLDMSAASVQQLVNNYNTAVTAVKAAALVVQ, from the coding sequence ATGACAACCTGGCCCATTCTTTCCGTCGTCACCTTCCTGCCGGTCCTCGGCGCGCTGGTGATCTATCTCAGCCGCGGCGAAGATGAAGCAGCGAAGCGCAACTCGCGCTGGATCGCGCTGTGGACCACGCTGGTCACGTTTGCGGTCTCGCTGATTTTGGTCTGGCGCTTCGATCCGGCGCAGCCGGACTTCCAGTTCGTCGAGAAGGCGTCGTGGGTGGCGAGCGGCATCACCTACCACATGGGCGTCGACGGCATTTCGCTGCCGTTCGTGATCCTGACCACCGCCTTGATGCCGTTCTGTATCATCGCGAGCTGGAAATCGGTCACGATGCGGGTGCGCGAATACATGATGGCGTTCCTGCTGCTGGAAACGCTGATGGTCGGCACTTTCTCCGCGCTCGACCTGATGCTGTTCTACCTGTTCTTCGAGGGCGGCCTGATCCCGATGTTCCTGATCATCGGGGTGTGGGGCGGTCCGCGCCGGGTCTATGCGTCCTTCAAGTTCTTCCTGTACACGCTGCTCGGCTCGGTCCTGATGCTGCTGGCGATTATGGCGCTGTATTGGAACGCCGGCACCACCGACATTCCGACGCTGATGCACACCGCGGTGCCGCGTTCCCTGCAGACCTGGGCTTGGCTGGCGTTCTTTGCCTCCTTTGCGGTGAAGATGCCGATGTGGCCGGTGCACACCTGGCTGCCGGACGCGCACGTGGAAGCACCGACCGCGGGCTCGGTGATCCTGGCCGCGATCCTGCTGAAGATGGGCGGCTACGGCTTCCTGCGCTTCTCGCTGCCGATGTTCCCGCTGGCCTCGCACGACTTCGCGCCGCTGATCTTCTCGCTGTCGGTGATTGCCATCATCTACACCTCGCTGGTGGCCTTGATGCAGGAAGACATCAAGAAGCTGATCGCCTATTCGTCGGTCGCCCATATGGGATTCGTCACCATGGGCATCTTCGCCGGCACCACACAGGGCGTGGCCGGCGGCGTGTTCCAGATGGTGTCGCACGGCATCGTCTCGGGCGCGCTGTTCCTTTGCGTCGGCATCGTCTACGACCGCATGCATACCCGCGAGATCACCGCCTATGGCGGCTTGGTCAACCGGATGCCGCTCTACGCGCTGGTGTTCATGGTCTTCACCATGGCCAATGTCGGATTGCCGGGCACATCCGGCTTCGTCGGCGAATTCATGACGCTGATCGGCACCTTCAAGGTCTCGATCCCGACCGCCACCTTCGCCACAACAGGCGTGATTCTGTCGGCGGCCTATGCGCTCTGGCTCTACCGCAAGGTGGTGTTCGGAGCGCTGACCAAACCGTCGCTGGCGAGCATCAAGGATCTGACATTCCGCGAAAGCCTGACGCTGTTCCCGCTGGTGGCGCTCACCATCCTGTTCGGCGTCTATCCGAAGCCGGTGCTCGACATGTCGGCGGCCTCGGTTCAGCAACTGGTAAACAATTACAACACCGCCGTGACTGCCGTGAAGGCAGCCGCGCTGGTCGTGCAATAA
- the nuoL gene encoding NADH-quinone oxidoreductase subunit L, which yields MVQAIVFLPLLGAILAALISIFGAHARNPGGDRVEHHDGAHGADAHASAAHDDHGEDDHGHDDHHVAEPAAAGSRAAELITTGLLLVAAGLSWVTLVDVGFMHHDARIALFPWISSGDLQVAWSLRVDTLTAVMLVVVNTISSLVHLYSIGYMDEDPYRPRFFSYLSLFTFAMLMLVTADNLVQLFFGWEGVGLMSYLLIGFWYQKPSANAAAIKAFVVNRVGDFGFLLGIFTIFMLIGSIDFETIFAGAPGLTGKTIDFFGWHADALTLTCLLLFMGAMGKSAQFLLHTWLPDAMEGPTPVSALIHAATMVTAGVFMVARLSPLFELAPNAQAVVMFFGATTAFFAATVGLVQNDIKRIVAYSTCSQLGYMFVAMGAGAYSVGMFHLFTHAFFKALLFLGSGSVIYAMHHEQDIRNMGGLWRKIPYTFAVMCIGTLALTGFPLFAGYFSKDAIIESAYAAHNPFATYAYLLTVGAAGLTSFYSWRLIFKTFFGEPHDPEHYEAAHESPLWMLIPIGVLAAGSILAGLPFKELFAGHGVEEFFRESVKMNPHILEDMENMPRWLVPLPTVMMALGAVISYIFYISRPYLPVELARQHPMLYQFLLNKWYFDELYDFIFVGPAKRIGRFLWKKGDGYIIDGFGPDGVSARVLDITRNVVKIQTGYLYHYAFAMLIGVAGLITWFMFGLGGQ from the coding sequence ATGGTTCAGGCAATTGTTTTCCTGCCGCTGCTCGGCGCCATTCTCGCGGCGCTGATCTCGATCTTCGGCGCGCATGCGCGCAATCCGGGCGGGGATAGGGTCGAGCATCACGACGGCGCGCATGGCGCTGACGCCCATGCGTCGGCGGCCCATGACGATCATGGCGAAGACGATCACGGCCACGACGACCACCACGTCGCCGAGCCGGCGGCGGCGGGCTCGCGCGCGGCCGAACTGATCACCACGGGCCTGCTGCTGGTGGCGGCGGGTCTGTCATGGGTCACGCTGGTCGATGTCGGCTTCATGCACCACGACGCTCGAATCGCGCTGTTCCCGTGGATCAGTTCAGGCGATTTGCAGGTCGCCTGGTCGCTGCGGGTCGATACGCTGACCGCCGTCATGCTGGTGGTGGTCAATACCATTTCGTCGCTCGTGCATCTCTATTCGATCGGCTACATGGACGAGGATCCCTACCGGCCGCGCTTCTTCAGTTATCTGTCGCTGTTCACCTTCGCGATGCTGATGCTGGTGACTGCGGATAATCTGGTGCAGCTGTTTTTCGGCTGGGAAGGCGTCGGCCTCATGAGCTACCTGCTGATCGGCTTCTGGTATCAGAAGCCCTCGGCGAATGCGGCGGCGATCAAGGCTTTCGTGGTCAACCGCGTCGGCGATTTCGGATTTCTGCTCGGCATTTTCACGATCTTCATGCTGATCGGCTCCATCGATTTCGAGACGATTTTTGCGGGCGCGCCGGGGCTGACCGGCAAGACCATCGATTTCTTCGGCTGGCACGCCGACGCGCTGACGCTGACCTGCCTGTTGCTGTTCATGGGCGCCATGGGCAAATCGGCCCAGTTCCTGCTGCACACCTGGTTGCCGGACGCGATGGAAGGCCCAACCCCGGTCTCGGCGCTGATCCACGCCGCGACCATGGTGACCGCCGGCGTGTTCATGGTGGCGCGGTTGTCGCCGCTGTTTGAACTCGCACCCAATGCGCAGGCCGTGGTGATGTTCTTCGGCGCCACCACCGCGTTCTTTGCCGCGACCGTGGGCCTCGTGCAGAACGATATCAAGCGCATCGTCGCCTACTCGACCTGTTCGCAGCTCGGTTACATGTTCGTGGCGATGGGGGCAGGGGCCTATTCGGTCGGCATGTTCCACCTGTTCACGCACGCCTTCTTCAAGGCGCTGCTGTTCTTAGGGTCAGGCTCGGTGATCTACGCGATGCATCACGAACAGGACATCCGCAATATGGGTGGGCTGTGGCGCAAGATTCCCTACACCTTCGCGGTGATGTGCATCGGCACACTGGCGCTGACCGGCTTTCCGTTGTTTGCGGGCTACTTCTCCAAGGATGCGATCATCGAATCCGCCTATGCGGCGCATAATCCGTTCGCGACCTATGCCTATCTGCTGACGGTCGGGGCGGCGGGCCTCACCTCGTTCTATTCGTGGCGTTTGATCTTCAAGACCTTCTTCGGCGAGCCGCACGATCCCGAGCACTACGAGGCGGCGCATGAGAGCCCGCTGTGGATGCTGATCCCGATCGGCGTCCTGGCGGCGGGGTCGATCCTGGCTGGCCTCCCGTTCAAGGAATTGTTCGCCGGCCATGGCGTCGAGGAATTCTTCCGCGAGTCCGTGAAGATGAACCCGCACATTCTGGAAGACATGGAGAATATGCCGCGCTGGCTCGTGCCGCTGCCAACCGTCATGATGGCGCTGGGTGCGGTGATCTCCTACATCTTCTATATCAGCCGGCCGTATTTGCCGGTCGAGCTCGCTCGCCAGCACCCGATGCTCTACCAGTTCCTGCTCAACAAATGGTATTTCGACGAGCTGTATGACTTCATCTTCGTGGGTCCGGCCAAGCGGATCGGCCGCTTCCTGTGGAAGAAGGGCGATGGTTACATCATCGACGGCTTCGGTCCCGACGGCGTATCGGCGCGGGTGCTCGACATCACCCGCAACGTCGTGAAGATCCAGACCGGCTATCTCTATCACTACGCCTTTGCGATGCTGATCGGGGTCGCCGGATTAATCACCTGGTTCATGTTCGGCTTGGGAGGCCAGTGA
- the nuoK gene encoding NADH-quinone oxidoreductase subunit NuoK, with the protein MTIGLGHYLSVGAILFTLGILGIFLNRKNIIVILMSIELILLAVNINLVAFSTFLGDIVGQVFALLVLTVAAAEAAIGLAVLVVYYRNRGSIAVEDVNLMKG; encoded by the coding sequence ATGACGATCGGTCTCGGACACTATCTGTCGGTCGGCGCGATCCTGTTCACGCTCGGCATCCTCGGCATCTTCCTCAACCGCAAGAACATCATCGTCATCCTGATGTCGATCGAACTGATCCTGCTCGCCGTAAACATCAATCTGGTGGCGTTCTCGACCTTCCTCGGCGACATCGTTGGTCAGGTCTTCGCGCTGCTGGTGCTGACGGTGGCCGCGGCTGAAGCGGCGATCGGTCTGGCGGTTCTGGTGGTGTATTACCGCAACCGCGGTTCGATCGCGGTTGAAGACGTCAATCTGATGAAGGGCTAG
- a CDS encoding NADH-quinone oxidoreductase subunit J: protein MIFPALFFYLFAGVCVASAVMVIVSRNPVHSVLFLILAFVNASGLFILMGAEFLAMILVIVYVGAVATLFLFVIMMLDVDFTELRSGFLEYLPIGLVIAAIFLAELLLVGGSWVINPGTAKSITAAIPTNVSNTEALGLVLYTKYIHYFQIAGMVLLVAMIGAIVLTLRHKANVKRQDINVQNARTPELAMSVRKVASGQGLQDADAAEWVQ, encoded by the coding sequence ATGATCTTTCCCGCGCTGTTCTTCTATCTGTTTGCCGGCGTCTGTGTGGCGTCGGCCGTGATGGTGATTGTGTCGCGCAATCCCGTGCACTCCGTGCTGTTTTTGATCCTGGCCTTCGTCAACGCCTCCGGCCTGTTCATCCTGATGGGCGCCGAGTTCCTGGCGATGATCCTGGTGATCGTCTATGTCGGCGCGGTCGCGACGCTGTTCCTGTTCGTGATCATGATGCTGGATGTCGATTTCACCGAACTGCGCTCGGGCTTTCTGGAATATCTGCCGATTGGTCTCGTGATCGCCGCGATCTTCCTTGCCGAATTGCTGCTGGTCGGCGGCAGCTGGGTGATCAATCCCGGCACCGCCAAATCGATCACGGCGGCGATCCCGACCAATGTCAGCAACACCGAGGCGCTCGGCCTCGTGCTCTATACGAAGTACATCCATTACTTCCAGATCGCGGGCATGGTGCTGCTGGTCGCGATGATCGGCGCCATCGTGCTGACGCTGCGCCACAAGGCGAACGTCAAGCGGCAGGACATCAACGTGCAGAACGCGCGGACGCCCGAACTGGCGATGAGCGTGCGCAAGGTGGCCTCGGGCCAGGGCCTGCAGGACGCGGATGCGGCGGAGTGGGTGCAATGA
- the nuoI gene encoding NADH-quinone oxidoreductase subunit NuoI has protein sequence MSVNINATARSLLLSEFVSAFILAMRYFFKPKPTLNYPFEKGPISPRFRGEHALRRYPNGEERCIACKLCEAICPAQAITIEAGPRRNDGTRRTVRYDIDMVKCIYCGLCQEACPVDAIVEGPNFEFATETREELYYDKAKLLANGDRWERELAKSIELDAPYR, from the coding sequence ATGAGTGTCAATATCAACGCAACCGCCCGCTCGCTGCTGCTGTCCGAATTCGTGTCGGCGTTCATCCTCGCCATGCGCTATTTCTTCAAGCCGAAGCCGACGCTGAACTATCCCTTCGAGAAGGGGCCGATCTCGCCGCGCTTCCGCGGCGAGCACGCGCTGCGCCGCTATCCGAACGGCGAAGAGCGCTGCATCGCCTGCAAGCTGTGCGAGGCGATCTGCCCGGCCCAGGCGATTACCATCGAGGCCGGTCCGCGCCGCAACGACGGCACCCGCCGCACCGTTCGCTACGACATCGACATGGTGAAATGCATCTATTGCGGCCTGTGCCAGGAAGCCTGCCCGGTCGACGCTATCGTCGAGGGACCGAATTTCGAATTCGCGACCGAGACCCGCGAGGAACTCTACTATGACAAGGCGAAACTGCTCGCCAACGGCGACCGCTGGGAGCGTGAGCTTGCGAAATCTATCGAACTCGACGCGCCGTACCGGTAA
- the nuoH gene encoding NADH-quinone oxidoreductase subunit NuoH — protein MAEFFASSFWTGFLWPLIIMVAQSLLLLVLLLIAIAYILLADRKIWAAVQIRRGPNVVGPWGLLQSFADLLKFVLKEPVIPSGSNKGVFLLAPLVSCVLALAAWAVIPMSLGWVIADINVGVLYIFAISSLSIYGIIMAGWSSNSKYPFLAALRSAAQMVSYEVSIGFVIITVLLCAGSLNLSSVVEAQNTHGFGSLIGLPQLTILNWYVWPLFPMFVVFYVSALAETNRPPFDLVEAESELVAGFMTEYGSTPYLLFMLGEYVAITTMCALATIMFLGGWLPPVALPPFTWVPGIIWFVLKVFFMFFMFAMAKAIVPRYRYDQLMRLGWKVFLPMSLAMVVIVAGVLQFAGIAPK, from the coding sequence ATGGCTGAATTCTTCGCAAGCTCGTTCTGGACCGGCTTTCTCTGGCCGCTGATCATCATGGTCGCGCAGAGCCTGCTGCTGCTCGTGCTGCTCCTGATCGCGATCGCCTACATCCTGCTCGCCGACCGCAAGATCTGGGCGGCGGTACAAATCCGTCGCGGCCCCAACGTCGTCGGTCCCTGGGGCCTGCTGCAATCCTTCGCCGACCTCTTGAAGTTCGTGCTGAAGGAACCCGTCATTCCCTCCGGCTCCAACAAGGGCGTGTTCCTGCTGGCGCCGCTGGTCTCGTGTGTGCTGGCGCTGGCGGCCTGGGCCGTGATCCCGATGAGTCTCGGCTGGGTGATCGCTGACATCAATGTCGGCGTGCTCTACATCTTCGCGATCTCGTCGCTGTCGATCTACGGCATCATCATGGCCGGCTGGTCATCGAACTCGAAATATCCGTTCCTGGCCGCCCTTCGCTCCGCGGCGCAGATGGTGTCCTACGAAGTCTCGATCGGTTTTGTGATCATCACGGTGCTCTTGTGCGCGGGCTCGCTCAACCTTTCGAGCGTGGTCGAGGCGCAGAATACGCATGGGTTCGGCAGCCTGATCGGCCTGCCGCAGCTGACCATCCTGAACTGGTATGTGTGGCCGCTGTTCCCGATGTTCGTGGTGTTCTACGTCTCGGCGCTGGCGGAAACCAACCGGCCGCCGTTCGACCTCGTCGAAGCCGAATCCGAACTGGTTGCGGGCTTCATGACCGAATACGGCTCGACGCCGTATTTGCTGTTCATGCTCGGCGAATATGTCGCGATCACCACGATGTGCGCGCTCGCGACGATCATGTTCCTCGGCGGCTGGCTGCCGCCGGTCGCGCTGCCCCCGTTCACCTGGGTGCCCGGAATCATCTGGTTCGTGCTGAAGGTGTTCTTCATGTTCTTCATGTTTGCGATGGCGAAGGCGATCGTGCCGCGCTACCGCTACGATCAACTGATGCGGCTCGGCTGGAAGGTGTTCCTGCCGATGTCGCTTGCGATGGTGGTGATTGTGGCCGGCGTGCTGCAATTCGCCGGCATCGCGCCGAAGTGA
- the nuoG gene encoding NADH-quinone oxidoreductase subunit NuoG — MTKLIVDGKEIDVPPEYTLLQACEAAGAEIPRFCYHERLSIAGNCRMCLVEVKGGPKPVASCAWAVRDCRPGPKGEPPEISTRSPMVKKAREGVMEFLLINHPLDCPICDQGGECDLQDQAMGYGVDTSRFAENKRAVEDKYLGALVKTSMNRCIQCTRCVRFSAEVCGAPEMGATGRGEDMEITTYLESALTSELQGNLVDICPVGALTSKPYAFAARPWELGKTQSIDVMDGVGSAIRVDTRGREVMRILPRINEAVNEEWISDKTRHVVDGLRTQRLDRPYIRENGQLRAASWSEAFAAIAAKAARTDGKRLGAMAGDLAAVEEMFALKDLLAKYGSSNLAVQGADAFDAKAGRASYIFNPTIAGIDQADALLIVGSNPRKEAAVLNARIRKRWRTGQLKIGVIGAKADLTYDYTYLGAGTDSLGELAAGKNAYADVLKNAKHPIVLVGAGAYGRHDGAAVLALAAKLAVDFGALKDGWNGFAVLQDTASRAGALDIGFAAGAGGLNAAQMTTFGMLDVLFLLGADDIKAPDGTFVVYIGTHGDRGAHRADVILPGAAYTEKSGIYVNTEGRAQIASRAAFPPGEAREDWAIVRALSDVLGKKLPYDSLQAVRQAISKTAPHLMRIDQIEAGKPEDIKALAAKGGSLDKTPFKTRIEDFYLTNPIARASAVMAECSRLASGQMLTAAE, encoded by the coding sequence ATGACCAAACTCATCGTCGATGGCAAAGAAATCGATGTGCCGCCGGAGTACACGCTGCTGCAGGCCTGCGAGGCTGCCGGCGCCGAAATCCCGCGCTTCTGCTACCACGAGCGGCTGTCGATCGCCGGCAATTGCCGGATGTGCCTGGTTGAAGTGAAGGGCGGCCCGAAGCCGGTCGCAAGCTGCGCCTGGGCCGTGCGCGACTGCCGTCCCGGTCCCAAGGGCGAGCCGCCGGAAATCTCGACGCGTTCGCCTATGGTGAAGAAGGCGCGCGAAGGCGTGATGGAATTTTTGCTGATCAACCATCCGCTGGACTGCCCGATCTGCGACCAGGGCGGCGAGTGCGACCTGCAGGACCAGGCGATGGGCTACGGCGTCGACACCAGCCGCTTTGCCGAGAACAAGCGCGCGGTCGAAGACAAATATCTGGGCGCGCTGGTCAAGACCTCGATGAACCGCTGCATCCAGTGCACGCGCTGCGTCCGCTTCTCCGCCGAAGTCTGCGGCGCGCCGGAAATGGGCGCGACCGGCCGCGGCGAGGACATGGAGATCACGACCTATCTGGAATCGGCGCTGACCTCGGAACTGCAAGGCAATCTCGTCGACATCTGCCCGGTCGGTGCGCTGACCTCGAAACCCTACGCGTTCGCGGCGCGGCCCTGGGAGCTCGGCAAGACCCAATCGATCGACGTCATGGACGGCGTCGGCTCGGCAATCCGGGTCGATACCCGCGGCCGCGAGGTGATGCGCATCCTGCCGCGTATCAACGAAGCGGTGAACGAGGAGTGGATTTCCGACAAGACCCGCCACGTCGTTGACGGCCTGCGCACCCAGCGGCTCGACCGCCCCTATATCCGCGAGAACGGCCAGCTCCGCGCCGCGTCGTGGTCCGAAGCCTTTGCCGCGATCGCGGCCAAGGCCGCGCGCACTGACGGCAAGCGATTGGGGGCCATGGCTGGCGATCTCGCCGCGGTGGAGGAGATGTTCGCGCTGAAGGATCTGCTGGCGAAATACGGCTCGTCCAACCTCGCTGTGCAGGGCGCCGACGCCTTCGACGCCAAAGCCGGCCGCGCGTCCTACATCTTCAATCCGACCATCGCCGGCATCGATCAGGCCGATGCGCTCCTGATCGTGGGCTCGAACCCGCGCAAGGAAGCCGCCGTTCTCAACGCGAGGATCCGCAAGCGCTGGCGCACGGGTCAGCTCAAGATCGGCGTGATCGGCGCCAAGGCCGACCTCACCTATGATTACACCTATCTCGGCGCGGGCACGGATTCGCTCGGCGAGCTCGCGGCCGGCAAGAACGCCTACGCGGACGTGCTCAAGAACGCAAAGCATCCGATCGTCCTCGTCGGCGCCGGCGCCTACGGGCGGCACGACGGTGCGGCGGTGCTGGCGCTCGCGGCAAAACTCGCCGTCGATTTTGGCGCGCTCAAAGACGGCTGGAACGGCTTTGCGGTGCTGCAGGATACGGCTTCACGCGCGGGCGCGCTCGATATCGGCTTTGCCGCCGGGGCGGGCGGCCTGAACGCGGCGCAGATGACCACGTTCGGTATGCTCGATGTGCTGTTCCTGCTCGGCGCCGACGACATCAAGGCACCCGATGGTACCTTCGTCGTTTATATCGGTACCCATGGCGATCGCGGCGCGCATCGCGCCGATGTGATCCTGCCGGGCGCGGCCTATACCGAAAAGTCCGGCATCTACGTCAACACCGAGGGCAGGGCACAGATCGCCAGCCGCGCCGCGTTCCCGCCCGGCGAGGCCCGCGAGGACTGGGCGATCGTCCGCGCGCTGTCGGACGTGCTCGGCAAGAAGCTGCCATACGACTCGCTGCAGGCGGTGCGCCAGGCGATCTCCAAGACTGCGCCGCACCTGATGCGGATCGACCAGATCGAGGCCGGCAAGCCCGAAGATATCAAGGCGCTGGCGGCCAAGGGCGGCAGCCTCGACAAGACGCCGTTCAAGACACGGATCGAGGATTTTTACCTGACCAACCCGATCGCGCGCGCATCGGCGGTGATGGCGGAATGTTCCCGGCTGGCGTCCGGGCAAATGCTGACGGCAGCGGAGTGA
- the nuoF gene encoding NADH-quinone oxidoreductase subunit NuoF: MLDDKDRIFRNLYGFHDWGLEGARRRGAWDGTKAIIDKGRDWIINEMKASGLRGRGGAGFPTGLKWSFMPKESTDGRPSYLVVNADESEPGTCKDREIMRHDPHLLVEGCLLASFAMGAHACYIYVRGEFIREREHLQAAVDQAYEAKLIGKDNINGWPFDLYVAHGAGAYICGEETALLESLEGKKGQPRLKPPFPANVGLYGCPTTVNNVESIAAAPDILRRGAAWFAAIGRPNNVGTKLFCISGHVERPCNVEEAMGIPFRELIERHCGGIRGGWDNLKAVIPGGSSVRMVPAEQIIDTPMDFDSLGKLRSGLGTAAVIVMDKSTDLIRAIARISYFYKHESCGQCTPCREGTGWMWRVLTRMADGRAHKREIDMLLEVTKQVEGHTICALGDAAAWPIQGLIAHFRHEIEARIDQYSHKADIDDVGVRDPVNMVAAE, translated from the coding sequence ATGCTCGACGACAAGGACCGCATCTTTAGGAATCTCTACGGCTTCCACGACTGGGGGCTGGAGGGCGCGCGCCGCCGCGGCGCCTGGGACGGCACCAAGGCGATTATCGACAAGGGCCGCGACTGGATCATCAACGAGATGAAAGCCTCGGGGCTGCGCGGCCGCGGCGGGGCGGGTTTTCCGACCGGGCTGAAATGGTCGTTCATGCCGAAGGAATCCACCGACGGCCGCCCGAGCTACCTCGTCGTCAATGCCGACGAGTCCGAGCCCGGAACCTGCAAGGACCGCGAGATCATGCGGCACGATCCGCATTTGCTGGTCGAGGGTTGCCTGCTCGCGAGCTTCGCGATGGGCGCGCATGCCTGCTACATCTATGTCCGCGGCGAGTTCATCCGCGAGCGCGAGCACTTGCAGGCCGCGGTCGATCAGGCCTACGAGGCAAAGCTGATCGGCAAGGACAATATCAACGGCTGGCCGTTCGATCTCTACGTCGCGCATGGCGCCGGCGCCTATATCTGCGGCGAAGAGACCGCGCTCCTGGAAAGCCTCGAAGGCAAGAAGGGCCAGCCGCGGCTGAAGCCGCCATTCCCGGCCAATGTCGGCCTCTATGGCTGCCCGACCACCGTCAACAACGTCGAATCCATCGCGGCGGCGCCCGACATCCTGCGCCGTGGTGCGGCATGGTTCGCGGCCATCGGCCGGCCCAACAATGTCGGCACCAAGCTGTTTTGCATTTCCGGTCATGTCGAGCGGCCCTGCAACGTCGAAGAGGCGATGGGGATTCCGTTCCGCGAATTGATCGAGCGCCATTGCGGCGGCATCCGCGGCGGCTGGGACAACCTCAAGGCCGTGATCCCCGGCGGCTCCTCGGTGCGCATGGTGCCGGCCGAACAGATCATCGATACCCCGATGGATTTCGACAGCCTCGGCAAGCTGCGTTCCGGCCTCGGCACCGCCGCCGTGATCGTGATGGACAAATCGACCGATTTGATCCGGGCGATCGCGCGGATTTCCTATTTCTACAAGCATGAGAGCTGCGGCCAGTGCACGCCGTGCCGCGAAGGCACGGGCTGGATGTGGCGGGTGTTGACCCGCATGGCCGATGGCCGCGCCCACAAGCGCGAGATCGACATGCTGCTGGAGGTCACAAAGCAGGTCGAGGGCCACACCATCTGCGCGCTCGGCGACGCCGCAGCGTGGCCGATCCAGGGCCTGATCGCGCATTTCCGTCACGAGATCGAGGCGCGCATCGATCAGTATTCGCACAAGGCCGACATCGACGATGTCGGCGTCCGTGATCCCGTCAACATGGTCGCGGCGGAGTAG
- the nuoE gene encoding NADH-quinone oxidoreductase subunit NuoE, protein MSVRRLAPKELQPASFTFSDENLAWAKAQIEKYPAGRQASAVIAILWRVQEQHEGWVSEAAIRAVADLLDMPYIRVLEIATFYTMFQLQPVGKKAHVQVCGTTPCRLRGAGDLIEVCRHRINHEPFELSKDGNFSWEEVECLGACVNAPMVLIWKDTYEDLTKESFGKVLDGFASGNPPKPGPQVDRQFSAPVGGPTTLKETT, encoded by the coding sequence ATGTCCGTCCGCCGCCTTGCCCCGAAGGAATTGCAGCCCGCCAGCTTCACGTTTTCGGACGAGAATTTGGCGTGGGCGAAAGCGCAGATCGAAAAATACCCGGCCGGACGCCAGGCCTCGGCGGTGATCGCGATCCTGTGGCGGGTCCAGGAGCAGCATGAGGGCTGGGTTTCGGAAGCGGCGATCCGCGCCGTCGCCGATCTGCTCGATATGCCCTATATTCGCGTGCTCGAGATCGCGACCTTTTACACGATGTTTCAGCTGCAGCCGGTCGGCAAGAAGGCTCATGTGCAGGTCTGCGGCACCACGCCTTGCCGGCTGCGCGGCGCCGGCGACCTGATCGAGGTGTGTCGGCACCGCATCAATCACGAGCCTTTCGAACTTTCGAAGGACGGCAATTTCAGCTGGGAAGAGGTCGAGTGCCTTGGCGCCTGCGTGAACGCGCCGATGGTGCTGATCTGGAAGGATACCTACGAGGATCTGACCAAGGAAAGCTTTGGCAAGGTGCTGGATGGTTTTGCGTCCGGCAATCCGCCGAAGCCGGGGCCACAGGTCGACCGTCAGTTCTCGGCGCCGGTGGGCGGGCCGACCACGCTGAAGGAGACCACATGA